In Bufo gargarizans isolate SCDJY-AF-19 chromosome 5, ASM1485885v1, whole genome shotgun sequence, the following are encoded in one genomic region:
- the RPS23 gene encoding 40S ribosomal protein S23 produces MGKCRGLRTARKLRNHRREQKWHDKQYKKANLGTALKANPFGGASHAKGIVLEKVGVEAKQPNSAIRKCVRVQLIKNGKKITAFVPNDGCLNFIEENDEVLVAGFGRAGHAVGDIPGVRFKVVKVANVSLLALYKGKKERPRS; encoded by the exons ATGG GCAAGTGCCGAGGTCTTCGTACAGCAAGAAAGCTGCGCAACCACCGGCGTGAGCAGAAGTGGCACGACAAGCAGTACAAGAAGGCCAACTTGGGGACCGCTCTCAAGGCCAACCCCTTCGGAGGCGCTTCCCACGCCAAAGGAATCGTCCTGGAAAAAGT AGGTGTTGAGGCTAAGCAGCCCAATTCTGCCATCAGGAAATGTGTCCGAGTGCAGCTGATCAAGAACGGCAAGAAGATCACCGCCTTCGTCCCAAACGACGGCTGCTTGAACTTTATTGAG GAAAACGATGAAGTTTTGGTTGCTGGATTTGGTCGGGCTGGCCATGCCGTTGGTGACATTCCCGGTGTCAGGTTCAAGGTCGTAAAAGTAGCCAACGTTTCTCTGCTGGCCTTGTACAAAGGCAAGAAGGAGAGACCAAGATCCTAG